The following coding sequences are from one Triticum aestivum cultivar Chinese Spring chromosome 5A, IWGSC CS RefSeq v2.1, whole genome shotgun sequence window:
- the LOC123101827 gene encoding probable truncated L-gulonolactone oxidase 7, mitochondrial, with protein MSLDKVIPSLCVLCVMLAQVTLQLQPMFKRSVTFLERDDSDLAAQVAVWGHLHEFGDMTWLPRQGKVIYREDDRVDVSSPGDGLNDYLGFRSFPTLGLIIARVAEEHVEESNDMARCLAAGVLPASFPMQAYGFTNDGSSFTGYPVVGYQHRIQASGSCIDAKDNLLRSSCPWDPRVRSLFFYNTGFSVTLSKAPALVADMQRLRDLNPRALCSLDAKMGMLIRYVGASSAYLGKTEDSVNFDFTYYRSYTQGRPRAHSDVIDELEQMALRKYGAVPQWGKNRNFAFDGAIAKYAKAGEFLKVKERYDPDGVFSSEWSDHVLGIDGSPNIVQKGCAIEGLCICSHDLHCAPEQGYYCRPGKVYTEARVCSFRPTSHRDHNDEI; from the coding sequence ATGTCACTAGACAAGGTAATCCCATCCTTATGTGTGTTGTGTGTCATGCTTGCTCAGGTTACTCTGCAGTTGCAACCGATGTTCAAGCGGTCCGTCACGTTCTTGGAGCGCGACGACTCGGACTTGGCAGCACAGGTGGCCGTGTGGGGCCATCTGCACGAGTTCGGCGACATGACATGGCTGCCACGCCAGGGGAAGGTCATCTACCGCGAGGATGACCGTGTCGATGTCTCGTCGCCCGGCGATGGCCTCAACGACTACCTCGGCTTCCGCTCCTTCCCGACGCTGGGGCTCATCATCGCAAGAGTCGCGGAGGAGCATGTGGAGGAAAGCAACGACATGGCACGGTGCCTAGCCGCAGGGGTGCTGCCTGCATCATTCCCCATGCAGGCGTATGGCTTCACGAACGACGGTTCCTCCTTCACGGGATACCCGGTGGTCGGGTACCAGCACCGCATCCAGGCGTCCGGCTCATGCATCGATGCCAAGGACAACCTGCTCCGCTCCTCATGCCCATGGGACCCACGCGTCCGAAGCCTCTTCTTCTACAACACTGGCTTCAGCGTCACGCTCTCCAAAGCCCCAGCGTTGGTCGCCGACATGCAACGACTCCGCGACCTGAACCCGCGCGCCCTATGCAGCCTCGACGCGAAGATGGGCATGCTCATCCGCTACGTTGGGGCCTCCTCCGCCTACCTCGGCAAGACGGAGGACTCGGTCAACTTTGACTTCACCTACTACCGGAGCTACACCCAAGGCAGGCCGCGTGCTCACTCTGATGTGATCGACGAGCTCGAACAAATGGCTTTGCGCAAGTATGGCGCAGTCCCGCAATGGGGCAAGAACCGCAACTTCGCCTTCGACGGCGCCATCGCCAAGTACGCAAAGGCCGGCGAGTTCCTCAAAGTGAAGGAGAGGTACGACCCAGACGGGGTCTTCTCTAGCGAGTGGAGCGACCACGTGCTCGGCATTGATGGTAGCCCCAACATAGTCCAAAAGGGTTGCGCCATCGAAGGGCTTTGCATATGCTCTCACGACTTGCACTGCGCGCCAGAACAAGGCTATTACTGTCGGCCTGGAAAGGTGTACACGGAGGCAAGGGTATGCTCCTTCCGACCCACCTCACACCGCGACCACAACGACGAAATATGA